One Catenulispora sp. MAP5-51 DNA window includes the following coding sequences:
- a CDS encoding MauE/DoxX family redox-associated membrane protein, with the protein MASKAPAKGKDAPTSGGISGFLAAYQQWISLGMRLLLAAMWLYYSLGKLGSPESNAQSVRDFKILPESLVTPFGYAQPYFEMALGILLILGLGTRLVAIFSALLLLVYIGGIISLGARGIAISCGCGGSGGLVAKGHTRYTLDVLRDLLFMVPAAWLIWKPASKLSLERALLGDPI; encoded by the coding sequence ATGGCTTCCAAGGCCCCCGCCAAGGGCAAGGACGCGCCCACGTCCGGCGGCATCAGCGGTTTCCTGGCCGCCTACCAGCAGTGGATCAGCCTCGGCATGCGGCTGCTGCTGGCGGCGATGTGGCTCTACTACAGCCTGGGCAAGCTGGGCTCGCCGGAGAGCAACGCGCAGAGCGTGCGCGACTTCAAGATCCTGCCGGAGTCCCTCGTGACGCCCTTCGGCTACGCGCAGCCCTACTTCGAGATGGCGCTGGGCATCCTGCTCATCCTGGGCCTGGGCACCCGGCTGGTGGCGATCTTCTCCGCGCTGCTGCTGCTGGTCTACATCGGCGGGATCATCTCCCTGGGCGCCCGCGGCATCGCGATCAGCTGCGGCTGCGGCGGCAGCGGCGGCCTGGTCGCCAAGGGCCACACCCGGTACACCCTGGACGTGCTGCGAGACCTGCTCTTCATGGTCCCGGCGGCGTGGCTGATCTGGAAGCCGGCGTCCAAGCTCTCGCTGGAGCGCGCGCTGCTGGGCGACCCGATCTGA
- the trpB gene encoding tryptophan synthase subunit beta, whose product MSDQTDPHSSSDPRAEIISAYAATAAMPDDTGHFPSDEALFGGRFMPEALMAVLKEVTEAYETSKTDPEFHREFADLLLHYANRPSLLTEAHNLSARAGARILLKREDLNHTGSHKINNVLGQALLAKRMGKTRLIAETGAGQHGVATATAAALLGLDCVVYMGAEDTKRQALNVARMRMLGAEVVPVAIGSQTLKDAINEALRDWVASADNTYYLLGTAAGPHPFPAMVRDFARVVGVEARRQTRELTGALPDAVCACVGGGSNAIGVFHAFVPDESVKLYGFEAGGSGVATGLHAASITGGSVGVLHGTRTYLLQDENGQTKESHSISAGLDYPAVGPEHAWLHATGRAVYEPVDDSEAMDAFRVLCETEGIIPAIESAHALAGALRIAPRLAEELGREPVIVVNLSGRGDKDMHTAAAYFGVDFVDDGQSEGGEL is encoded by the coding sequence ATGTCTGACCAGACAGATCCGCATTCATCGTCAGACCCTCGCGCTGAGATCATCTCCGCGTACGCGGCCACGGCCGCGATGCCCGACGACACCGGGCACTTCCCCTCCGACGAGGCCCTGTTCGGCGGCCGCTTCATGCCCGAGGCGCTGATGGCCGTCCTCAAGGAGGTCACCGAGGCCTACGAGACCTCGAAGACCGACCCGGAGTTCCACCGGGAGTTCGCCGACCTGCTGCTGCACTACGCGAACCGCCCGAGCCTGCTCACCGAGGCCCACAACCTCTCGGCCCGCGCCGGGGCCCGCATCCTGCTCAAGCGGGAGGACCTGAACCACACCGGCTCGCACAAGATCAACAACGTGCTGGGCCAGGCGCTGCTGGCCAAGCGCATGGGCAAGACCCGGCTCATCGCCGAGACCGGCGCCGGCCAGCACGGCGTGGCCACCGCGACCGCCGCGGCGCTGCTGGGCCTGGACTGCGTGGTCTACATGGGCGCCGAGGACACCAAGCGCCAGGCGCTGAACGTGGCGCGGATGCGCATGCTCGGCGCCGAGGTGGTGCCGGTCGCGATCGGCTCGCAGACCCTGAAGGACGCCATCAACGAGGCCCTGCGCGACTGGGTCGCCAGCGCCGACAACACCTACTACCTGCTCGGCACCGCCGCCGGCCCGCACCCGTTCCCGGCGATGGTCCGCGACTTCGCGCGGGTCGTCGGCGTGGAGGCGCGCCGGCAGACGCGGGAGCTCACCGGCGCGCTGCCGGACGCCGTGTGCGCCTGCGTCGGCGGCGGCTCCAACGCGATCGGCGTGTTCCACGCCTTCGTGCCGGACGAGTCGGTGAAGCTGTACGGCTTCGAGGCCGGCGGCTCGGGCGTGGCCACCGGCCTGCACGCGGCCTCCATCACCGGCGGCTCGGTCGGCGTCCTGCACGGCACCCGCACCTACCTGCTCCAGGACGAGAACGGCCAGACCAAGGAGAGCCACAGCATCTCCGCGGGCCTGGACTACCCGGCCGTCGGGCCGGAGCACGCCTGGCTGCACGCCACCGGCCGCGCCGTCTACGAACCCGTGGACGACAGCGAGGCGATGGACGCCTTCCGCGTCCTGTGCGAGACCGAGGGCATCATCCCGGCCATCGAGTCCGCGCACGCCCTGGCCGGCGCCCTGCGCATCGCGCCGCGGCTGGCCGAGGAGCTCGGGCGCGAACCGGTGATCGTGGTGAACCTCTCCGGGCGCGGTGACAAGGACATGCACACGGCGGCGGCGTACTTCGGTGTCGACTTTGTCGACGATGGGCAGAGCGAGGGGGGAGAGCTGTGA
- the trpA gene encoding tryptophan synthase subunit alpha, producing the protein MNRLQDVLKSARAENRAVLIGYLPAGYPSVDGSIDAMRAMVEGGCDVIEVGLPYSDPAMDGPVIQAAADQALARGVTTADVIRAAGAVADTGAAALIMSYWNPIEHYGVDRFAGELAAVGGSGVITPDLIPEEAGPWITATDAHDVSRVFLVAPSSTPERIALTAEACNGFVYAGAVMGVTGARDQVGHSARALVERTRQATDAPVCVGLGVSTGDQAAEIAAYADGVIVGSAFVRRLLDNRDPRTGVDAVRELAAELADGVRRGSKAR; encoded by the coding sequence GTGAACCGGCTCCAGGATGTGCTCAAGAGCGCGCGGGCGGAGAACCGCGCCGTCCTCATCGGCTACCTGCCGGCCGGCTACCCGTCCGTGGACGGCTCCATCGACGCCATGCGCGCCATGGTCGAGGGCGGCTGCGACGTCATCGAGGTGGGCCTGCCGTACTCCGACCCGGCGATGGACGGCCCGGTCATCCAGGCCGCCGCCGACCAGGCGCTGGCCCGCGGCGTGACCACGGCGGACGTCATCCGCGCCGCCGGGGCCGTCGCCGACACCGGCGCGGCCGCGCTGATCATGTCGTACTGGAACCCGATCGAGCACTACGGCGTCGACCGCTTCGCCGGGGAGCTCGCGGCGGTCGGCGGCAGCGGCGTCATCACCCCGGACCTGATCCCGGAGGAGGCCGGCCCCTGGATCACCGCGACCGACGCCCACGACGTCAGCCGCGTGTTCCTGGTCGCCCCGAGCTCCACCCCCGAGCGCATCGCGCTGACCGCCGAGGCTTGCAACGGCTTCGTCTACGCCGGCGCGGTCATGGGCGTCACCGGCGCCCGCGACCAGGTCGGCCACTCGGCCCGGGCCCTGGTCGAGCGGACCCGGCAGGCCACCGACGCCCCGGTGTGCGTCGGACTCGGGGTCTCCACCGGCGACCAGGCCGCCGAGATCGCCGCCTACGCCGACGGCGTGATCGTCGGCTCGGCGTTCGTGCGGCGGCTGCTGGACAACCGCGACCCGCGCACGGGCGTGGACGCGGTCCGGGAGCTGGCGGCCGAGCTCGCCGACGGCGTGCGGCGGGGGAGCAAGGCGCGGTAG